A window of the Chryseobacterium arthrosphaerae genome harbors these coding sequences:
- a CDS encoding superoxide dismutase family protein — MKVQTIALLAGCALFAVSCGTTKMYSVNAKSGTQTGGTAKFTQQGNEVIMKLDITNLTPGIHAVHIHEKGDCSAADGTSTGGHWNPSKNDHGKWGAEHFHMGDIGNLVADQSGTATLTFKTDKWCLGCTDESKNIIGKGLIVHAAADDFHTQPTGNAGGRVGCVEIK; from the coding sequence ATGAAAGTACAAACAATAGCATTACTGGCAGGATGTGCACTTTTTGCTGTTTCATGCGGAACCACAAAAATGTACAGCGTAAATGCCAAAAGCGGAACACAGACAGGCGGAACGGCAAAGTTTACCCAACAGGGAAATGAAGTTATTATGAAACTGGACATCACCAACCTTACCCCTGGAATCCATGCTGTACACATTCATGAAAAAGGAGACTGCTCTGCAGCAGACGGAACTTCTACAGGCGGGCACTGGAACCCATCCAAAAACGACCATGGTAAATGGGGAGCCGAGCATTTCCATATGGGAGATATAGGAAATTTAGTAGCTGATCAGAGCGGAACAGCAACCCTTACTTTCAAAACGGACAAATGGTGCCTTGGCTGTACAGATGAGTCTAAAAACATCATTGGAAAAGGTCTTATTGTACACGCAGCGGCTGACGACTTCCACACCCAGCCTACCGGAAATGCCGGAGGAAGAGTGGGATGTGTAGAAATAAAGTAA
- a CDS encoding 4'-phosphopantetheinyl transferase family protein, which yields MAKQEEKVIILYTFIQEEKHQHFLDQYLPVFSEDGQKDILKYRRWQDAQLSLLGKILLLHGLRTYYDIHETEILIDSNKKPYLKDHPIHFNISHSKDLAACAIAGFPVGLDVEFSDTSVSYSDFKLHMTPYEIEEIDNAEDKMASFFTYWTRKEAVIKAHGDGMMLPLDSFEIHKNECLINGEKFFTKDIVIENYYSCIASNDISINNVVPFIEYIKI from the coding sequence ATGGCAAAACAGGAAGAAAAAGTGATCATTTTATATACATTCATACAGGAGGAAAAACATCAGCATTTTTTGGATCAGTATTTACCTGTTTTCTCTGAAGATGGGCAGAAAGATATCCTGAAGTACAGAAGATGGCAGGATGCCCAGCTTTCATTGCTGGGGAAAATTTTGCTGCTGCATGGCTTGAGAACCTATTATGATATTCATGAAACCGAAATCCTTATTGATTCCAACAAAAAGCCTTATTTAAAAGATCATCCTATTCATTTTAACATATCCCATTCTAAAGACCTGGCAGCCTGTGCCATTGCAGGATTTCCTGTAGGACTGGATGTTGAATTTTCCGATACATCCGTCAGTTATTCTGACTTTAAACTTCATATGACCCCTTATGAAATTGAAGAGATTGATAATGCTGAAGATAAAATGGCGAGTTTTTTTACCTATTGGACCAGAAAAGAAGCCGTTATAAAAGCCCACGGGGACGGAATGATGCTTCCTCTGGATTCTTTTGAAATTCATAAAAATGAATGCCTGATTAACGGGGAAAAATTCTTCACAAAAGACATTGTTATTGAAAATTACTACAGCTGTATTGCCTCGAATGACATCAGCATCAATAATGTGGTTCCTTTTATTGAATATATTAAGATTTAA
- a CDS encoding AraC family transcriptional regulator produces MEAYKKRIVKTIQYIDSHLDADLSLEKIAEISAYSPFHFHRIFKLVTGETLQNYIIRKKIEKSALHLALHKNMELRDIYWNLGFSSHSVFCKTFKKYYGLAPTEFRRLAPEKFHRILQKQSKNGQADTVFSQYICNIENLLNWTKMNLKIEVKEMPEMNLASVMSLGIANVETSFNVLADWAVKKNLFPGEHVKMISVYHDSCKITPLDKVRIHACMLLDERLQKQDGEVFAETLEAGKYIVGSGEVTLDDFEQCWVTLFLWMNEHHYTIRRTFPYEIYHTNFKEHPEGKMIVDFCIPIL; encoded by the coding sequence TTGGAAGCATATAAAAAACGGATCGTAAAAACAATTCAATACATTGATTCTCATCTTGATGCTGACCTTTCGCTGGAAAAAATTGCTGAGATCAGTGCCTATTCGCCTTTTCATTTTCACAGAATATTTAAGCTGGTTACAGGAGAAACGCTTCAGAACTACATCATCAGGAAGAAAATAGAAAAGAGTGCCCTCCATCTGGCTTTACATAAAAATATGGAGCTCAGAGATATCTATTGGAATCTCGGATTTTCCAGCCATTCTGTTTTTTGTAAAACATTCAAAAAGTATTACGGTCTGGCACCTACAGAATTCCGCAGATTAGCCCCCGAAAAATTTCACAGAATTTTGCAGAAACAGAGCAAGAACGGACAAGCGGATACGGTTTTCAGCCAATACATTTGCAATATCGAAAATCTGTTAAACTGGACGAAAATGAATTTAAAAATCGAAGTAAAAGAAATGCCGGAAATGAATCTGGCATCTGTAATGAGCCTTGGAATTGCCAATGTAGAAACTTCTTTCAATGTATTGGCAGACTGGGCGGTAAAGAAGAATCTTTTTCCCGGAGAACATGTGAAAATGATTTCTGTATATCATGACAGCTGCAAGATAACACCTCTTGATAAAGTCAGGATACATGCCTGTATGCTTCTGGATGAAAGATTGCAGAAGCAGGACGGTGAGGTATTTGCTGAAACTTTAGAAGCCGGAAAATATATTGTAGGAAGCGGTGAAGTTACCCTTGATGATTTTGAGCAATGCTGGGTTACTTTGTTTTTATGGATGAATGAGCATCATTACACAATCAGGAGAACCTTTCCCTATGAGATCTACCATACCAATTTTAAAGAGCATCCTGAAGGGAAAATGATCGTGGATTTCTGCATCCCGATTCTGTAA
- a CDS encoding TonB-dependent receptor produces MKTQGYKIFFLIALLTYMTGYSQVKISGRVTFKNKGISEVNVTLKNTYDGATTDAHGNFSFETSEKGSHTVTFTHPKYEEIEKAVNIENQEITLNTDLKEQISEIDAVVVSAGSIEASDRKRATALLTPLDIYTTAGADGQISSALNYLPGVQKVGESEGLFIRGGTASESKIFMDGSLINNYFSNSVPGIAGRDQFNTSLFKGNIFSSGGYSALYGQALSGALMLESVDLPDQSSYNFGVSPIFLSGGFQKLGAQKNYSYGASAGYSLLSLMQKVFNFNTDFTDAPQGLNGDLNFRFKTKSGGFFKYYGMYNTNRMGVRTESLEPEYDFALVKLKGRSTYHNLSYRQKFGKYLLNAGGSYSYNRSDLKFSTENQDVESNRSGLLTEGNYINFKAVLERKINRISAVRGGFELNSTDENLDFGEVRKNYKDLISSAFVETDLGFSNALSAKVGVRAENSSYLGKSNIAPRLALAYRLADQWTANIAYGLFYQNPESKYINGPANLDFQKSQHYIFQIMRSSEGRSLRFEAFYKKYDQLVKTYNIFPGKQQSQQVQSAFNNEGYGYAKGLEVFWRDNKKTFKNIDYWLTYSFLDSKRDFLNYPVSLKPGFAAEHTLSAVVKRFIPEWKLGVNLSYTYAKGRPYYDIASKFEDGKAINYTRNEGRLKDYNALNLSFNYVPSVGKKDAKSFTVFVLSISNVFGSKNVYGYNFSVDGARSSAVVPPVNTFVFVGAFFSFGVDKTEDAINNNL; encoded by the coding sequence ATGAAAACTCAAGGATATAAAATATTTTTTCTGATTGCTCTTCTTACCTATATGACGGGCTATTCTCAGGTAAAGATTTCGGGAAGGGTGACCTTTAAAAATAAGGGAATCAGTGAAGTCAATGTTACCCTGAAAAATACTTATGATGGTGCGACTACGGACGCCCATGGAAATTTCTCTTTTGAAACTTCAGAAAAAGGAAGTCATACGGTAACCTTTACCCATCCCAAATACGAAGAAATTGAAAAAGCAGTCAATATAGAAAATCAGGAGATTACGCTCAATACAGACCTGAAAGAACAGATCAGTGAAATTGATGCAGTGGTGGTTTCTGCCGGCTCTATTGAGGCCAGTGACCGGAAAAGGGCAACGGCACTTCTAACCCCGCTTGACATTTATACCACTGCCGGGGCAGATGGGCAGATTTCTTCAGCACTGAACTATCTTCCCGGTGTGCAGAAAGTAGGGGAGTCTGAAGGGCTTTTCATCAGAGGAGGAACAGCTTCTGAATCTAAGATCTTTATGGACGGAAGTCTCATTAACAATTATTTTTCCAATTCCGTACCGGGAATTGCAGGAAGAGACCAGTTCAATACTTCCCTTTTTAAGGGGAATATCTTTTCAAGTGGTGGGTACTCAGCATTATACGGGCAGGCTCTTTCAGGGGCATTGATGCTGGAAAGTGTTGATTTGCCGGATCAGAGTTCTTATAACTTCGGTGTTTCACCTATTTTTCTGAGTGGCGGGTTTCAAAAGCTGGGCGCGCAGAAAAACTATTCATACGGAGCTTCAGCAGGATATTCACTCCTAAGCCTGATGCAGAAAGTTTTCAATTTTAATACCGACTTTACTGATGCTCCACAGGGACTGAACGGGGATCTTAATTTCAGATTCAAAACCAAATCAGGAGGCTTTTTTAAATATTACGGAATGTACAATACCAACAGAATGGGCGTAAGAACAGAAAGTCTGGAGCCTGAATATGATTTTGCATTGGTAAAGCTGAAAGGCAGAAGTACTTATCACAACCTTTCTTACAGGCAAAAATTCGGGAAATATCTTTTGAATGCAGGAGGTTCTTATTCATACAACAGATCTGATCTTAAGTTTTCTACAGAGAATCAGGATGTGGAAAGCAACCGATCAGGATTGCTTACAGAGGGTAATTATATCAATTTTAAAGCAGTTCTTGAAAGGAAAATCAACAGGATCAGTGCTGTACGGGGAGGTTTTGAACTGAACAGTACCGATGAAAATCTGGATTTCGGAGAGGTTCGGAAAAATTATAAAGATTTGATTTCTTCGGCTTTCGTAGAAACAGATCTGGGCTTCAGTAATGCACTGTCTGCAAAAGTAGGCGTAAGAGCTGAAAACTCTTCTTATCTGGGAAAAAGCAATATAGCCCCCCGCCTGGCACTGGCTTATCGTCTGGCTGATCAGTGGACGGCCAATATCGCTTACGGTCTTTTCTATCAGAATCCAGAAAGTAAATACATCAACGGGCCGGCCAACCTGGATTTCCAGAAATCACAGCACTATATATTCCAGATCATGAGAAGTTCAGAAGGAAGAAGCCTGCGGTTTGAAGCATTTTATAAAAAATACGACCAGCTTGTTAAAACCTATAATATCTTCCCCGGAAAGCAGCAAAGCCAACAGGTACAGTCTGCTTTCAACAATGAAGGCTATGGCTATGCAAAAGGGCTGGAGGTATTCTGGAGAGATAATAAAAAGACATTTAAAAATATTGATTACTGGCTGACGTATTCTTTTCTGGATTCAAAAAGAGATTTCCTTAATTATCCGGTAAGTTTAAAGCCCGGTTTTGCTGCAGAACATACACTTTCCGCAGTGGTAAAAAGGTTTATTCCGGAATGGAAACTGGGAGTCAATCTTTCTTATACCTATGCTAAAGGACGACCTTACTATGATATTGCCTCTAAATTTGAGGATGGAAAAGCAATAAATTATACCCGGAATGAAGGGAGACTGAAGGATTATAATGCTCTTAATCTCAGTTTCAATTATGTTCCGAGTGTCGGAAAAAAGGATGCAAAGTCATTTACTGTATTTGTACTGAGTATTTCCAATGTTTTTGGATCTAAAAACGTGTATGGGTATAATTTTTCAGTGGACGGGGCCAGAAGCTCTGCAGTGGTTCCCCCGGTTAATACCTTTGTATTTGTAGGAGCTTTTTTCAGTTTCGGAGTAGATAAAACGGAGGATGCGATCAATAATAATTTATAA
- a CDS encoding 2TM domain-containing protein: MKRKEIITLFWVSMAVSMFFFFVFTKDKNLENFLYTILISMIYSFVLGGGNGLLNNFLNKKIPWSEATTKRAVISIVSIVVVNFILVYFCNYINFVLIQKGATTEEFFSGKYNYMNWFTINIALLISAFLHAKGFMEELKKVSRKEVVEQKLIAKSANAQFESLKNQLDPHFLFNSLNVLSSLIDENPQQAQKFTASMSKIYRYVLEQKDKELVTVEDEIEFAKTYCDLLKTRFEDSVDFIFDVEKDDYRKYVVPLSLQLLLENCIKHNFATSSRPLVIRIFSEGDILCIENNLQVREQIKESSGIGLANIVQRYSLLTKRNVFIEKSEDYFKVKLPMLASKPNIVSVKPDDDKTYKKARKRVKEIKGFYTNLISYCIVIPFLIFINLYAGSKSHWFWFPALGWGVGLASHAFQVFGIGESWQEKKISEIMNKEKNKDNGNI, from the coding sequence ATGAAGCGCAAGGAAATTATAACACTGTTTTGGGTCTCTATGGCCGTCTCTATGTTTTTCTTTTTTGTTTTTACGAAAGACAAGAATCTGGAAAACTTTTTATACACCATTCTGATCTCTATGATCTATTCTTTTGTATTGGGAGGGGGAAACGGATTGCTCAATAATTTCCTGAATAAAAAAATTCCATGGTCAGAAGCAACTACCAAACGGGCTGTTATAAGCATTGTTTCCATTGTTGTTGTCAATTTTATACTGGTGTACTTCTGTAATTATATCAATTTTGTGCTCATCCAGAAGGGTGCTACCACGGAAGAGTTTTTTTCCGGGAAATACAATTACATGAATTGGTTTACCATCAATATTGCATTGCTTATTTCTGCATTCCTTCATGCCAAGGGCTTCATGGAAGAGCTGAAGAAAGTTTCCAGAAAAGAAGTCGTGGAGCAGAAACTTATTGCCAAGTCAGCGAATGCACAGTTTGAGAGTTTAAAAAACCAGCTGGATCCTCATTTTCTGTTCAATTCATTAAACGTTTTGAGTTCCCTGATTGATGAAAATCCTCAACAGGCCCAAAAGTTTACCGCTTCAATGTCAAAAATTTACCGGTATGTACTTGAACAGAAAGACAAGGAGCTGGTAACCGTGGAAGATGAAATAGAATTCGCAAAAACATACTGCGACCTTTTAAAAACAAGATTTGAAGACAGTGTAGATTTTATTTTCGATGTTGAGAAAGATGACTACCGGAAATATGTGGTACCGTTATCATTACAGCTGTTACTGGAAAACTGCATCAAACACAACTTTGCGACTTCATCAAGGCCTCTGGTCATCAGAATATTTTCAGAAGGGGACATCCTGTGCATTGAGAATAACCTTCAGGTAAGAGAGCAGATCAAGGAGAGTTCAGGAATCGGGCTGGCCAATATTGTACAGCGGTATTCACTCCTTACCAAACGGAATGTTTTCATTGAAAAATCTGAAGATTATTTTAAAGTAAAACTTCCGATGCTGGCCAGTAAGCCTAATATTGTCAGTGTAAAACCTGATGATGATAAAACGTATAAAAAAGCCAGGAAAAGAGTCAAGGAAATCAAGGGTTTTTATACCAATCTGATCTCTTACTGTATTGTAATTCCGTTTTTGATTTTCATTAATCTCTATGCGGGCAGCAAGAGCCATTGGTTCTGGTTTCCGGCTTTGGGCTGGGGAGTTGGGCTGGCTTCACACGCTTTCCAGGTATTTGGGATCGGGGAATCCTGGCAGGAAAAAAAGATCAGTGAAATTATGAATAAAGAAAAAAATAAAGACAATGGAAACATTTGA
- a CDS encoding 2TM domain-containing protein — METFDEDDIRYQRAKRQVERLRGFYVHLFIYILVNLMIVYYNYSHLKPGESYFQFKNFFTATFWGIGIVAHGAVVFLSRSDYLRNWEEKKIRELMEKEKNYKRNS; from the coding sequence ATGGAAACATTTGACGAAGATGATATCCGGTATCAAAGGGCTAAAAGACAGGTCGAAAGGCTGAGAGGCTTCTATGTGCATCTTTTCATCTATATTTTGGTGAATCTGATGATTGTTTATTACAATTATAGCCATCTGAAGCCTGGGGAAAGCTACTTTCAGTTTAAAAATTTCTTTACTGCCACATTCTGGGGAATTGGAATTGTTGCGCATGGTGCAGTTGTATTTTTATCCAGATCCGATTATTTGCGGAATTGGGAAGAGAAAAAGATCCGTGAACTGATGGAAAAGGAAAAAAATTATAAAAGAAACTCTTAA
- a CDS encoding methyltransferase family protein produces MKTLQILFYISMAAWFLSEFLYKNMLKSGKEDKKDKDKSTLNILWLAIPFSIAAAVTVSNLSTLPVTDKSWIFYAGEAFILIGIIFRFIIIRSLGKYFTVDVTIKQDHKIKKEGFYKYLRHPSYAFSLLTSLGLGLYLNNWLSLAFAFIPPFLAFAYRIRIEEQALVEQFGEEYLEYRKTTKKLIPFIY; encoded by the coding sequence ATGAAGACTTTACAAATTCTTTTCTACATTTCTATGGCTGCCTGGTTTCTCAGTGAATTCCTTTATAAAAATATGCTGAAATCCGGGAAGGAAGACAAAAAAGACAAGGATAAATCTACCCTCAACATTCTGTGGCTGGCTATTCCTTTTTCCATTGCCGCGGCAGTTACGGTTTCTAATCTGTCTACGTTACCGGTAACAGATAAAAGCTGGATTTTCTATGCAGGAGAAGCATTTATCCTTATCGGAATCATCTTCAGGTTCATCATTATCAGATCCCTTGGGAAATACTTTACGGTAGACGTTACCATTAAACAGGATCATAAAATAAAAAAAGAGGGATTTTACAAATACCTGAGGCATCCGTCCTATGCCTTTTCTTTACTGACGTCACTGGGGCTTGGTCTCTATCTGAATAACTGGCTGTCATTAGCTTTTGCTTTCATTCCGCCATTCCTGGCCTTTGCTTACAGGATCAGAATTGAGGAACAGGCTTTGGTAGAACAGTTTGGAGAGGAATACCTTGAATACAGAAAAACAACCAAAAAACTTATCCCTTTTATCTATTGA
- a CDS encoding 2TM domain-containing protein, with amino-acid sequence MEILSNKESISYQRAAKRVKELKEFYGNLTSFCLVIPFLAALNLLTAPGYWWFLWPMLGWGIGIAFHAVNTFGIGKNWEENKIRELMEQENRKQTKTL; translated from the coding sequence ATGGAAATTTTATCAAACAAAGAAAGTATTTCTTATCAAAGAGCAGCAAAAAGAGTAAAGGAACTTAAAGAATTCTATGGAAATCTTACTTCTTTCTGTCTTGTTATCCCTTTTCTGGCAGCATTGAATCTGTTAACAGCTCCCGGATACTGGTGGTTTTTATGGCCAATGTTGGGATGGGGAATCGGAATTGCCTTTCATGCAGTCAATACATTCGGAATCGGAAAAAACTGGGAAGAGAATAAGATCAGAGAGCTGATGGAGCAGGAAAACAGAAAGCAGACTAAAACCTTATAA
- a CDS encoding 2TM domain-containing protein, whose amino-acid sequence MDYNSAYNRVQKLKKFYKNLIWFGIITAIVLGNDWLNNEIHYKIFGGHLLLSIWAIILAVKAFSLFVFDNEWERKIIENETQNNKKTADF is encoded by the coding sequence ATGGATTATAATAGCGCATACAACAGAGTTCAGAAGCTGAAAAAATTCTATAAAAACCTGATATGGTTCGGAATTATTACGGCCATTGTTTTAGGAAATGACTGGCTGAATAATGAAATCCATTACAAAATATTTGGCGGACACCTTTTACTGAGCATTTGGGCCATCATTCTCGCGGTAAAGGCATTTTCTCTTTTTGTCTTTGACAATGAGTGGGAAAGAAAAATAATAGAGAATGAAACTCAAAACAATAAAAAAACTGCAGACTTTTAA
- a CDS encoding LytR/AlgR family response regulator transcription factor: MIKTVIIEDEKPASRKLERMLSNFSDIEVVAKIESVEEGVAWFSENEHPQLIFSDIVLGDGLSFDIFEKIPTKGFIIYTTAFDQYTLKAFKLNSIDYLLKPILEEDLAAAVEKFKSFIPSGHDIGSQDIKQLIRKEKSILSRVLVKIGYNLKIIQTPEISCFFSENKIVYLQTEDRTYPSDFTLDELEEVLDDKKFFRVNRQFIISSDHIRNIHTSPYYKVELDFQPREEITVSRDRVKDFKDWLVS; the protein is encoded by the coding sequence ATGATCAAGACCGTCATTATTGAAGATGAAAAACCTGCTTCAAGGAAATTAGAGCGAATGCTGAGTAATTTTTCTGATATTGAAGTAGTTGCCAAAATAGAATCAGTAGAAGAAGGAGTAGCCTGGTTTTCTGAAAACGAGCATCCGCAGCTGATCTTTTCGGACATTGTTCTGGGTGATGGACTGTCATTCGATATCTTTGAAAAAATCCCCACCAAAGGCTTTATTATCTATACCACAGCGTTTGATCAGTATACCCTGAAAGCCTTTAAACTCAATAGCATCGATTATCTTCTTAAACCTATTCTTGAAGAGGATCTGGCAGCAGCAGTGGAGAAGTTCAAATCTTTTATTCCTTCCGGTCATGACATTGGATCACAGGATATCAAACAGCTGATCAGAAAAGAAAAATCCATTCTTTCCAGAGTTCTGGTGAAAATAGGATATAACCTGAAAATCATTCAGACGCCGGAAATCAGTTGTTTTTTCAGTGAAAACAAGATTGTGTATCTCCAGACAGAAGACCGCACTTACCCGTCAGACTTTACACTGGATGAGCTGGAAGAGGTGCTGGATGACAAAAAGTTTTTCAGGGTCAACAGACAGTTTATCATCAGTTCAGACCATATCAGAAACATTCACACCTCACCGTATTATAAGGTAGAACTTGATTTTCAGCCCAGGGAAGAAATTACGGTGAGCAGAGACCGTGTCAAAGACTTTAAAGACTGGCTCGTGAGTTAA
- a CDS encoding DUF6051 family protein: MEYYELYDVLKHHFDSGKELVEIRDLNVTIESVPFTSKVSDLIHGSENQTCPQHHQPLKINKSLYLLYDQPSVDGKDSDIACNKNFEYYILKRADVETAQGCIIFFHGLNEKKWDKYLPWAYELAQKTHKAVILFPIAFHMDRAEAIWSDRHHMMEIVKFRKGKYPENTHFSYVNAAISSRLEAHPQRIFWSGLQTYSDIIEVVKEIKNSTIKSISPDAKLDLFGYSIGSFLSMIIKMADPHHFFTASKVFCFCGGMTIDRMFPISKYIMDSQATIKMQSVFTELLSSDFKFDQRLKHYQDDVLHPQESWFKKMLRYNYFQSEREERMQEIRSQIKAYVLEKDSVAPPIEALNTLQGGYRNIDVEVEVRDFPFDYSHMVPFPLTHRHKTEVTQAFHQFIQSACDFYSS; this comes from the coding sequence ATGGAATATTATGAATTGTATGACGTTTTGAAGCACCACTTTGATTCCGGAAAAGAGCTTGTGGAAATCAGGGATCTGAATGTAACGATTGAGTCCGTTCCCTTTACCTCCAAGGTTTCAGATCTTATTCATGGGTCAGAAAATCAGACCTGTCCCCAACATCATCAGCCCCTGAAAATTAATAAAAGTTTATACCTTCTGTATGACCAGCCTTCTGTAGACGGTAAGGATTCTGATATCGCCTGCAATAAAAATTTCGAATATTATATTCTCAAAAGAGCTGATGTAGAGACTGCCCAGGGATGTATTATCTTTTTCCATGGTTTAAATGAGAAAAAGTGGGACAAATATCTTCCGTGGGCCTATGAGCTGGCACAGAAAACGCATAAAGCGGTTATCCTGTTTCCCATTGCCTTTCATATGGACCGTGCAGAAGCGATCTGGAGTGACCGTCACCATATGATGGAAATTGTAAAATTCAGAAAAGGAAAATACCCTGAAAACACTCATTTTTCTTATGTAAATGCCGCTATAAGCTCCAGGCTTGAGGCCCATCCTCAGAGAATTTTCTGGTCAGGACTGCAAACCTATTCGGATATTATTGAGGTGGTGAAAGAAATTAAAAACAGCACGATTAAAAGCATTTCTCCCGATGCAAAGCTGGATCTCTTTGGGTATTCCATTGGATCATTCCTGTCTATGATTATCAAAATGGCCGATCCTCATCATTTTTTCACAGCATCAAAAGTTTTCTGCTTTTGCGGCGGAATGACGATTGACCGGATGTTTCCCATTTCCAAATATATTATGGATTCTCAGGCTACGATCAAAATGCAGTCTGTTTTCACAGAGTTACTGAGTTCAGATTTTAAATTTGATCAACGCCTGAAGCATTATCAGGATGATGTGCTCCATCCGCAGGAAAGCTGGTTCAAAAAGATGCTCCGTTACAATTATTTCCAAAGCGAAAGAGAGGAAAGAATGCAGGAAATCCGGTCCCAGATCAAAGCTTATGTGCTGGAAAAGGACAGTGTAGCTCCTCCGATAGAGGCATTAAATACGCTGCAGGGAGGCTACAGGAACATTGATGTAGAGGTGGAAGTCCGGGATTTTCCTTTCGACTATTCTCATATGGTTCCTTTTCCTCTTACTCACAGGCACAAAACAGAGGTGACGCAGGCCTTTCATCAGTTTATACAATCTGCCTGTGATTTTTACAGCAGCTAA
- a CDS encoding glycine-rich domain-containing protein produces the protein METRMLLKDESLWNRIQGFSLDAPDADFPFSKKLAKEENWSLDFTRRAIEEYKKFVYLCCILPNGASPSKIIDKVWHMHLIYTQNYWEDFCPNILKKPLHHHPSKGGSEENMKHRNWFTDTLKGYQEAFQSEAPLEIWHDLVKPGLSNNWWKKFRILPLFAAFFLLTSCLGEIMTTLGSMFFSMLVAFIFGGLINITGNKNDKKDGNSGTGCGGSSCSGGGSCGGGCGGGCGGCGGCGG, from the coding sequence ATGGAAACAAGAATGTTATTAAAAGATGAGTCCCTCTGGAACAGAATTCAGGGATTTTCACTGGACGCTCCTGATGCTGATTTTCCTTTTTCGAAAAAGCTGGCGAAAGAAGAAAACTGGAGCCTTGATTTTACCCGGAGAGCCATCGAAGAATATAAAAAGTTTGTTTATCTCTGCTGTATTCTTCCCAACGGAGCTTCACCAAGCAAGATCATTGATAAAGTATGGCATATGCACCTGATCTACACCCAAAACTATTGGGAGGATTTTTGCCCTAATATTTTAAAAAAGCCCCTGCATCACCATCCTTCAAAAGGAGGATCCGAAGAGAATATGAAACACCGAAACTGGTTTACAGATACTTTAAAAGGATATCAAGAAGCATTTCAATCTGAGGCACCGCTGGAAATCTGGCATGATCTGGTAAAACCCGGACTTTCCAATAACTGGTGGAAAAAATTCCGTATCCTCCCATTGTTTGCTGCCTTTTTTCTCCTGACCTCCTGTCTGGGTGAGATCATGACGACTCTGGGCTCTATGTTCTTTTCAATGCTCGTGGCTTTTATCTTTGGAGGATTGATTAACATTACCGGGAATAAGAACGATAAAAAAGATGGCAATTCCGGGACAGGCTGTGGAGGAAGCAGCTGCAGCGGGGGAGGAAGTTGTGGAGGCGGTTGCGGTGGAGGCTGTGGAGGGTGCGGAGGCTGTGGCGGATAA